Part of the Campylobacter suis genome, GGCCTTTAAACCACTAAAGTAAAAACTTACAAATGCTCCTACGATAAGCACCAAAATAGGCACAACAGCATTTGACATATGAAGTTTTATCCCTTCTTTTGGCTCAAGCGTCTTATCTTCAATATCCTCCATCATAGTCTTTCCAGAGTGAAGCTCGCCTCTTCTAGCTCGCCTTTCAGCTGCGAGCATTGGTCCGTATTCACGCTGCATAAAGGCTGTACAAACTATAAAAAATAGTATAAAGATATTATAAAATCTATACGGTATGGTCTCTATAAAAACCCCATAAGAGTTGATATTTTCAACGCCAATAAGCCCATATCCATCTTTAATAAGCGAAATTTCAAGTCCAACCCAAGTTGATATGATAGCTATGCCAGCGATAGGTGCTGCTGTTGCGTCGATTATAAAAGCTAATTTTTCACGGCTTATTTTAAACTTATCAGTTATAGGTCTCATTATAGGACCTACTATAAGTGCATTTGCATAGTCATCAAAAAATACAAAAATACCCATTATCCAAGTTGAAATTTGTGCCGAAATTCCTGTTTTTGCCTTTTTACTAAGCCATAAAGCAACAGCCTTTGTTCCGCCCATTTTAGTTACTAACGCAACCACACCGCCGATACAAAGCACTTGCAGCATAATGCCAGCATTCCAGCTATCAGCCATGGAGCCAACTATACGCTCAACTATACCAGTAAAGCCTTTGATAAAGGACATAAAAACATTTTCATTTATGATATTTATCAGAAATGTTCCGCTAAAAACCCCTATAAAAAGTGATAATATAACATCCTTTGTGATAAACGCTAGTGCTATTGCCACTACTGGCGGAACAAGCGTCCATATACCAAAAATTTTTGCATTTTCAGCCGCATCTGCAAGCAATACGGCTGGCAAAAACACCGTCAATAAAAATAAGAATCTCCCCATTGTTTTCCTTTTAATAAATTTATAACTTTTCTATATGTAAACCAGCCCAAGTTTGGGTATTTGCCATCGCTTCAACGATGTTTATATTAACACGAGGTGGCATGTTTAGGCAATTTACTAAAATTTCAGCTATATCATCAGCTGTGATAAAATTTGTACCCTCATAAACAGCATCTGCTTTTTGCTTATCTCCACCAAACCTAACTTCGCTAAATTCTGTCTTGCAAAGTCCAGGTGCTATCTCAGTTACTCGGATATTTGTACCGCGAAGGTCGTTCCTGATATTTCTACTAAACTGTTTTACAAATGCCTTTGTCGCACCATAAACATTACTTCCAGGATAAGGCCAAGCACCAGCAGTTGAGCCGAGATTAAAGATATAGCCATTTTTGCTCTGTTTTAAAAGTGGCAAAACAGCCTTTGTTGAGTACAAAAGTCCTTTGATATTTGTATCTACCATAACCTCAAAATCCTCTATACTAGCATCCAAAACGCCATTAGTGCCAAGAGCAAGACCTGCGTTATTTACTAAAATTTCAATACCCTTAAAATTTTCTGGAAGCTCACTAACCGCCTTTAAAACAGCCTCTTTATCCCTTATATCGCAAGCTATAATGTGCGTGTTGCCAAGCTCGTTTGCAAGCTTTTCAAGACGCTCTTTTCTGCGTCCAAGAGCTATGATCTTATATCCCTCTTTACTAAGTCTTCTTGCTATAGCTTCACCAAAACCACTTGTTGCTCCAGTTATAAATGCTGTTGTCTTCATCTTTGCTCCTTTATTCGATATTTGCTTTTAATCCAATTTGCTCTAAAAATTTTATATTTTCACTATTTTTTACTCTTTTTGCATAATCTAGTGCATTAAACCCAAGATCATCAAGTGCATTCACATCAGCGCCACTTTCAACTAAAATTTCTAAAATTTCAGCCGTTGAAGTTGCTGCAGCATGCATAAAAAGGCTCATAGCAGTATGTTCTAGCTCACAAAATTTAAGATAAAACGGCAGACTTTGTCCCATGCCAGCCATCATACTTTTGGTATTTTGATCGATTAATTTTTGATTAACATCTGCTCCAGCGTTAATTAAAATTTTTACTAATTTTTCATTTTTTAACTTTACAGCATCAAACAAGACATTGGCTCCAAAGCTGTTTTTAAGCCTTATATCAGCGCCATTTTTTAGCAAAAACTCAACATTTTGTTCAGAACCCAGAGCGTAAAATAGTATACTTTCATTTGTATTTTCAAGCCCTTGTGAGAGTCTTAAAATTTGTGCTATGATTTGTGTATCTTTATTTAAAAGAAGTGCTGTTTTTAAAATTTCATCAAGTTCATTTTGACTAAATTTTTTTGAATAAAGCATACTTAAAACCGCCTCTTCGCCACTGCTTCTATCGCTTAAGGCTTTTTGTTCGGGGCTTATATCAGCACCTTTTATAAGTTGGTTTGCAACTGCGAAATCCAAAAAATCGTTTAAAATACTAGTTGCATAAAATGCTGCACTTTGGGTATCAAGCCCCTTTGCTTCATAAAATTTTACAAGCGGGGTTTGCGCCTCATTATAAGCTATCCAAAACTCTTTAAATTTTAAAAAGTTATCAAAACACTGATAACCCCAATACCTTAAAAACGCTATTTGTTCATCTTTTATAGCCTCGGCAGTTTCTGGCTTTTTAAGTAGCTTTAGGTAGTTTTCGTGGGCATAGCTAGCAAGCAAAACTCGCTTACCAAATTTTGATAAATTTTCACTTACAACAGCGTTACCAACGCATGCTTCATTTTCATCTCTTATCTTTTTTGTTACTGCAAAAAGTCTTTGTAGTTCATGTAGTGTAAGCACCGAGCCATCGCAAAAAAACTCATGTTCGCTTAATATTTCGCTTGTTTTTAGATGCTCAAGTGGATTTTGTTTTAAAAGTTCGCAGTGATTAGCAAAAGCTATATTTAAAAACAACAAAAATACAATAAATTTAACTCTCAAAAACTACTCCTTTTTAACATTTTAGCAAATTTTATAAATCATATAGCTTATAAAACGGCTAAATCACTTAAATTTTTACATTTTTACTCAAAAATGTCTCTATGTAGTATCTCTTCCAAGACCACAGTCGCATAAGAGCCTTTTTGAAGCATAAAACTAAACTGAAAGTGCGCTTTTTCAGGGATGTATTTATACTCTAGGTCTGATAAGTAGCTCCACGCAAAGCGGCGAGAGCCTTGCATTTTACTGAGATACGGCTGAGCTGGTGCAAAAATTTCATCCTCTATCTGCCTTGCTGCTCCCGCGCTTTCATAGCTCTTAGCGCCCACCAGCAAGCCACAGCTTGTGATATCCCTTGCGTTAAAACGTGAAATTTCAGTTTCTAAATCCTCGCATAAAAAGCACTTACCAAATGGATAATGCCCCAGAACTTCGCCCCTTAAAAGCTTGAAAAACTGCTTTTGCGACTTTAATTCTTTTGCGCTCTCTTTATCAAATTTATAGATATCGCAAAGCTCGCTAACGCTAAAATCTTGCGCAAATCGCGACATCTCAACCCTCTTACTAAGCCAGCGATTAAAAAGATCGCTCTGAAAAGCAGAGATCAAAAACTCATTTAGCTTGACATTTCGCACACCGTTGCCCTTTAACGCCTCAAGGCCGCTTTTGGCATTGTCGCCAAATTTGCCAAAACGCTGATAGCCAAAGTAGTTTGCGTACCCCATCTCATTTATCTTATCAAGCGCCCCAGCTAGCTTTTGTGCGTCTGTTGGCATTACTTTTTTTAGACGGATGAAGAAGTTGTTGCCCTTTAAATGTCCTGTGCGAAGCTTGTTATTATGCCTTGTGGCGCTTAAAATTTTCATCTTTTCGTGGCTAAACCCGCTTAGTTTGCTCTCAAATTTTGCCGGCATTGTGATGTATTGCACGGTTAGGCCTTGCTTATCTTTTAGCCCAGCAGTGCCAAACTCACGCATTTTTGCGCCACTTGTCTCGCTTAGCACCCTTAAGGCTTCCTGTGTGCTTAAGTCCTTTTTTTGGATATGTAGCATAAGATGCTCGCCCTCTCCGCTAGCTTCATATAGCGGCACCTCTCGCACGACAAAATCATCTGAGTTTTTGCTAAAATGCGCATTTATCGGCGCGTGAGTAAGCGCGTAAAGTGGCTTAAAAATGGTGTTTTCTGACATTGTTTCTACATCTTCCTTTCACTGCTTTTGCGATTATTTTTACCTTTGTTCTGCACTTTGCAGCCATTTTGCGTATGACGGCTAAATTTTTGGGCGCAAAGCTAAATAGCACCTCATACTCCTCCCCGCTTCTAAGCTCGTATTTTAGCGGTTTTTTAAGAAATTTATATGAGATTTTGGCGCTCTTGCAAAGCTTTGGCAGATCTTGTTCTAAGCCATCGCTTATATCCATCGCCGAGTTTAAAAACTTAGCTGATTTGTATAAAAATTTATCCCTTAAAATAGGGGTGAAAAACCTAGACTTTCGCCCTGCTCTAAAGCCATTTTTTGGCGTTCTAAGTAGCGCGTTTAGTGTTTTTAAACTACTGCCTAGCTTTCCTGTGTACGCTATAAGATCACCATTTTTTACCGCACTTCTTAAAAGCGGCTTAGAGCAAAGCTCACCTATCACGCTTACGCTTATAAAAATTTTATCGCTTTTTATCGTATCTCCACCGATGATTTTTGCGCCAAACTCATCGCAAGCTCTTTTTATACCGCCATTTAGCTCTAAAATTTCACTGCTTTTTATAGAGCTTGGGAGTCCAAGTCCTAATAGGACAAATTTTGGCTTTGCATTCATCGCGATCGTATCTGAAAAATTTACCACCATCGCCTTATATCCGATCTCATCCAGGCTCATCCATTCGCGTTTAAAGTGCGTGCCCTCAAAAAACAGATCCTTGCTAAAGACTTGATCTTTAACAACGGCAGCGTCGTCGCCTAAAAATGGGTTTTTAAAGTCATTTATAACAAACTGCTCTTTATCCATTTGTAAATTATATCAAATACAAATTAAATTAAGGCAAAGTTGATATAATAGCCAAAGCACAGCAAGCGATCGCTAGAAATAGAGGAAAGTCCGAGCTGCAATAAGACAAAGTTCCATCTAACGGATGGCTGGGGAAACCCAAGGGAAAGTGTAACAGAGAGCAGACTTCCGCGTAAGCGGTAAAGGTGAAACGGCGGGGTAAGAGCCCACCATTGCGTTTGGTAACACACGCATTTATAAACCCAACTTGCAGCAAGAAGGGGTGGTTTTAGTCTTATATTAAACCCTTCGCTTAAGCTTGTATGTAAATGCAAGCGTAGATAAATGATCGCTCACGACAGAACTCGGCTTACCGCTGTGCTTTATTTACAAAATTTAGCTATAATTTGCCCAAAATTTACAAAGGAAAGATATGAAAATTTTAGGCTTTATAGTTGGGGCATTGCTACTTCTTGGCGTGCTTATAGTCCCACAATACAACAAATTCCCAGTACTTGATGAAGGTGTAAGCGAAAAATGGTCGCAGGTGCAAAACCAATACAAAAGAAGAGCTGACCTTATACCAAATTTAGTTTCGACGGTTCAGGGCTATGCAAGCCACGAAAAGAGCGTATTTACCGAAGTTACAGAGGCTAGAAGTAGAGTTTCAAATATCACTTTAGATGCTAGCTCGCTTAGTGATCCAGCCAAAGTAAAAGCATTTTTAGAAGCACAAAATTCACTCGGTGGCGCGCTATCAAGACTAATGGCAGTTAGCGAAAACTATCCACAACTAAAAGCAGACCAAAATTTTATCACTCTACAAAACCAGCTAGAAGGTACCGAAAATCGTATCTCGGTTGCACGCAAAGACTATATAACGGCAGTTAAAGAGTATAATGTCGCACTTCGAACATTTCCTGGCAACTTAGTGGCGAAATTTTTACACCCCAGCCTAAGTCCAAAGGCAAATTTTGAGGCTAGCGAAGCTGAACAAAGCGTACCAACCGTAAGTTTTGAGAAAAAATAGTGTATAAATTTCTAGCTCTTTTTTTAATTGTTGGATCCATTTTTGGCATAGACTTTCCACAGCTTAGTGGTCGTGTTGTTGATGGTGCCAAAATTCTAAACCAAACTACAAAAGATGAGTTAGAAGTTACGCTTGAAAATTTTGAACACAATAACTCAACGCAAGTTGTTGTAGCTACTATAAATTCGCTACAAAATAAAGACATAGAAAGTTACGCAAATGAACTAGCAAGGGCATGGGGTATCGGACAAAAAGGCAAAGATAACGGAGTCTTGCTTCTTGTAGCTCCAAATGAGCGTAAAGTTCGCATAGAGGTTGGATATGGGCTTGAGGGCGAGCTAACAGACGCCGTAGCAGGATTGATAATACAACGATCGATTTTGCCAAAATTTCGACAAAATGACTACAACGCAGGCATAAAAGATGGTGTAACTAGTATAATAGCAGCCGCATCTGGAGCATTTAAGACAGATGGCAGCGATGATGAGAATTTACCCCTATCTTTAATGGGGGCACTTTTTGGTTTTGCGCTTACATTTTTAGGTGCGATACTTAAAAGTAAAGCTGGTAAGCAAATAGGCTTTTCTCTTGCATTTTCAGGACTTTTAGCAACCTTCATCAACGACGCCTTAGCGGTCGCGCCCTTTTCGGCGATGGGGATTGGGCTTTTTGTATGTATATTTTTAGTTGTCTATATTTTAATTGCAAGCGCGAAACCAAGGCAAAACAACTATACTGACGATGATGACTTTGGAAGCAGTATAAACGGTGGCTTTGGTGGCACAAACATGGGAGGCTCTCGTAGTAGCTTTGGCAGTAGAAGTAGTAGAGGTGGCGGATTTCGTGGTGGCGGAGGTGGCTTTGGTGGTGGAGGCTCTAGCGGAAGCTGGTAAGCTTTAGAGCCTAGTCTTTTATAAATTTAACTACAAATAATTTCAAAGCCCCATAAAATTTTTAAGTATCATATAAAATAAAGCAGAGCTTACTGCTGCGGTTGGCAAAGTGATGATCCATGCCAAGATGATAGGTCGCACCATCGCCCAGTTGGCATTTTTATTAAGTATACCGATACCAATAACCGCCCCGATAAGGATATGAGTAGAGCTTACAGGTATGCCAAGCTTTGTAGCAACTAAAATAACTATACTTGAAGCAAGCTCGGCACTAAAGCCAGTGGTCGGTAAAATTTCAGCCAGCTTTGAGCCTATGGTGCCTATAACTTCCTTGCCCAAAAACCAGAGTCCAACGACAAGAGCGATACCAAACATCAGCATAGCCATATCAGGCACTGCTGACTTTTCGTTTATAGCTCCAGTTTTTAATACATCTATGATGGCTGCAAATGGTCCAACAGCATTTGCAATGTCGTTTGCACCATGAGAAAAAGCAAAGGCACTAGCGGTAAAAATTTGAAACCATGAAAATATGCGGTTTATGCTCTTTTCACTGTCATTTTTAAGCATCAAATTTATAATGGCAAAACTAGCCAAATATGCTAAAATTCCTATCACACACACTATCCATATAGTCTCTATGACATCAAAATTTAGATGTAAGTTTTTAAGCCCTTTAAAAAGCATCATTATAGATATCATCATAGCTGCAAACCCCGCAACAAACGGCACATGCTTTTTAATGGCTGCAAATGTATCTATCTGCTTTTCACGCTCTTTCATGGCTCGCATTTGTGAACGATATTCGCCATATCCTATACTTTCAACTTCATCATCATCTGTCAAAACCATGTGCGAAAGTGTGCGTATCTGCTCATCATGTGGTTTTTGTGCAAGAGATTTTATAAAATTTTCTTTATACTGCTTACGCTCTTTTTTTAGCACTTTTAGAGAATTTTTAAGCATTAAAGTAGGTTCAACTATTTTGCCTTTTATATATCCATAAACAACATAAGAGAGTGCTCCACCAAGCAGTGGAGAGATAACCCAACTAATGGCTATACGACCTATCTCCTTCCAGCTAACCATAGCAAACGCCTCGCTTCCGCCATAAGTTGTATATCCCATAACAACACCAGCTCCCACTATACCACCAATGATTGAGTGAGTAGTAGAGACTGGTAGACCTTTTTTTGAGGCAAAAAATAGCCAAAGTCCAGAGCTAAGAAGTGCTGAGGTCATAATGGCAACAAATTTCATCGGATCAACGCCACTATCTGGGAATTTTATAATACCATTTCGTATAGTTCCAGTAACCTCTGCGCCTGCAAATATAGCCCCGCTTAGCTCAAAAATAGCGGCTATTATCAAAGCTTGCTTTAAGGTTAGCGTCTTTGAGCCTACACTAGTGCCAAAACTATTTGCCACATCGTTCCCGCCGATATTAAACGCCATAAATATACCAAATACACTAGTTAGAAAAAATAAGAGATGATGCTCAGATGGAATGTAGTTATATCCCCAGTATGAAAAAAATGCCAAACAGATTAAAAATCCAGCCGACATAATGGCGTTTTCGCGTCCCAAGATCTTGTCCTTTTTGCAAAAATTTCCAAATTATAGCCTTAATTTTATTGAAATTTGATAAAATTTCAACACAAAGTAAATTTTTTTGGAGACGAGATGTTTTTAAGTATAGATTTAGGCTCAAACACCGTGCGTTTTTTGCTTGTCGATAAAAATTTAAGGCAAATAAAAGTTTATGAAAATATTATTGGCGCAGCTCATAATCTAAATAAAACTGGCAAAATTTCAGACCAAGCCATAGATACGCTCTATAAAACCCTTGAAAAAGCTGATAACCTTTTTAACTTCAAAACCCAAAAACACCAAGGCGTAGCAACTGGAGCATGGCGCGTAGCAAAAAATGCAAAATATATTCTAGCTGATATTAAGGAAAAATTTGGGTTAAATTTTTGCATTATAAAGGGAAAAAGCGAGGCAAATTTAACTTTTTTGGGAGTAAAAAATTCACTAAAAAGAGAGGGCTTGAATCTTAAAAAGTGCGCATTTATCGATCTTGGCGGGGCTAGTACTGAGATAGGAAATAAAGATAGGCGTAAAAGCTTTAACTTTGGCATCATAACATTTTATGAAAATTTTAAAACACTAGACAAAATGCAAGAAGCAGCAAAAACAACATGCATGGAAGCTAAAATTTTCCTACACTCACTAAATGCACACCACATCATTTTAACATCTGGCGTTCCTACAACAATGGCAGCATATAAAATAGGTCAAACATATTATAATTATGACGCCAGCAAGATAAACAAAACAAGATTAAGTCTTGATGATATAAAGAGTTTAACAGCTGAGTTTTTAGAAATATCAGCACAAAAAGCAGACGAGATATTTGGCAAAAACAGACAAATGCTCCTAGTAGCTGGTGGCGTACTTTTGGCTGAAATTTTAAAAGAGTGTGATGCCGAGCTAATCGTCATAGATGATGGTTTAAGAGAGGGGATAGCAGTGGCTTACAAAGATGGAAATTTAAGTGAATTTTTAATAAAATAATGAAAATTTAAAGGAGTTAAAATGAGTATAAAAGAGCAAATTTTAGATGACATAAAAATAGCCATGAAAGATAAAAACGACTTCGTGCGCGACACTTTGCGTATGCTAAATGCAGC contains:
- a CDS encoding Na+/H+ antiporter NhaC family protein, which encodes MGRFLFLLTVFLPAVLLADAAENAKIFGIWTLVPPVVAIALAFITKDVILSLFIGVFSGTFLINIINENVFMSFIKGFTGIVERIVGSMADSWNAGIMLQVLCIGGVVALVTKMGGTKAVALWLSKKAKTGISAQISTWIMGIFVFFDDYANALIVGPIMRPITDKFKISREKLAFIIDATAAPIAGIAIISTWVGLEISLIKDGYGLIGVENINSYGVFIETIPYRFYNIFILFFIVCTAFMQREYGPMLAAERRARRGELHSGKTMMEDIEDKTLEPKEGIKLHMSNAVVPILVLIVGAFVSFYFSGLKALEGEALEAALASPLSFMTFRETFGAADASVALFQSALFASIVAITMGIWRKIFTVKEAIGTWVKGWKTMIITIVILLLAWSLSSVIKELGTSRYLVELLSDTTPKFILPVAIFMLGSFISFSTGTSYGTMGILMPLVIPLANAVGLNYGLSGESMHAYMIVNISAVLTGAIFGDHCSPISDTTILSSMGAGCNHLDHVSTQFVYALSVGAIAIFAGYLPVAFGVSIWIVLPLGLFATWALVRFAGKKVEA
- a CDS encoding SDR family NAD(P)-dependent oxidoreductase, which produces MKTTAFITGATSGFGEAIARRLSKEGYKIIALGRRKERLEKLANELGNTHIIACDIRDKEAVLKAVSELPENFKGIEILVNNAGLALGTNGVLDASIEDFEVMVDTNIKGLLYSTKAVLPLLKQSKNGYIFNLGSTAGAWPYPGSNVYGATKAFVKQFSRNIRNDLRGTNIRVTEIAPGLCKTEFSEVRFGGDKQKADAVYEGTNFITADDIAEILVNCLNMPPRVNINIVEAMANTQTWAGLHIEKL
- a CDS encoding ankyrin repeat domain-containing protein yields the protein MRVKFIVFLLFLNIAFANHCELLKQNPLEHLKTSEILSEHEFFCDGSVLTLHELQRLFAVTKKIRDENEACVGNAVVSENLSKFGKRVLLASYAHENYLKLLKKPETAEAIKDEQIAFLRYWGYQCFDNFLKFKEFWIAYNEAQTPLVKFYEAKGLDTQSAAFYATSILNDFLDFAVANQLIKGADISPEQKALSDRSSGEEAVLSMLYSKKFSQNELDEILKTALLLNKDTQIIAQILRLSQGLENTNESILFYALGSEQNVEFLLKNGADIRLKNSFGANVLFDAVKLKNEKLVKILINAGADVNQKLIDQNTKSMMAGMGQSLPFYLKFCELEHTAMSLFMHAAATSTAEILEILVESGADVNALDDLGFNALDYAKRVKNSENIKFLEQIGLKANIE
- the truD gene encoding tRNA pseudouridine(13) synthase TruD, whose amino-acid sequence is MSENTIFKPLYALTHAPINAHFSKNSDDFVVREVPLYEASGEGEHLMLHIQKKDLSTQEALRVLSETSGAKMREFGTAGLKDKQGLTVQYITMPAKFESKLSGFSHEKMKILSATRHNNKLRTGHLKGNNFFIRLKKVMPTDAQKLAGALDKINEMGYANYFGYQRFGKFGDNAKSGLEALKGNGVRNVKLNEFLISAFQSDLFNRWLSKRVEMSRFAQDFSVSELCDIYKFDKESAKELKSQKQFFKLLRGEVLGHYPFGKCFLCEDLETEISRFNARDITSCGLLVGAKSYESAGAARQIEDEIFAPAQPYLSKMQGSRRFAWSYLSDLEYKYIPEKAHFQFSFMLQKGSYATVVLEEILHRDIFE
- a CDS encoding thiamine-phosphate kinase, coding for MDKEQFVINDFKNPFLGDDAAVVKDQVFSKDLFFEGTHFKREWMSLDEIGYKAMVVNFSDTIAMNAKPKFVLLGLGLPSSIKSSEILELNGGIKRACDEFGAKIIGGDTIKSDKIFISVSVIGELCSKPLLRSAVKNGDLIAYTGKLGSSLKTLNALLRTPKNGFRAGRKSRFFTPILRDKFLYKSAKFLNSAMDISDGLEQDLPKLCKSAKISYKFLKKPLKYELRSGEEYEVLFSFAPKNLAVIRKMAAKCRTKVKIIAKAVKGRCRNNVRKHHF
- a CDS encoding LemA family protein, which gives rise to MKILGFIVGALLLLGVLIVPQYNKFPVLDEGVSEKWSQVQNQYKRRADLIPNLVSTVQGYASHEKSVFTEVTEARSRVSNITLDASSLSDPAKVKAFLEAQNSLGGALSRLMAVSENYPQLKADQNFITLQNQLEGTENRISVARKDYITAVKEYNVALRTFPGNLVAKFLHPSLSPKANFEASEAEQSVPTVSFEKK
- a CDS encoding TPM domain-containing protein; the encoded protein is MYKFLALFLIVGSIFGIDFPQLSGRVVDGAKILNQTTKDELEVTLENFEHNNSTQVVVATINSLQNKDIESYANELARAWGIGQKGKDNGVLLLVAPNERKVRIEVGYGLEGELTDAVAGLIIQRSILPKFRQNDYNAGIKDGVTSIIAAASGAFKTDGSDDENLPLSLMGALFGFALTFLGAILKSKAGKQIGFSLAFSGLLATFINDALAVAPFSAMGIGLFVCIFLVVYILIASAKPRQNNYTDDDDFGSSINGGFGGTNMGGSRSSFGSRSSRGGGFRGGGGGFGGGGSSGSW
- a CDS encoding inorganic phosphate transporter — translated: MGRENAIMSAGFLICLAFFSYWGYNYIPSEHHLLFFLTSVFGIFMAFNIGGNDVANSFGTSVGSKTLTLKQALIIAAIFELSGAIFAGAEVTGTIRNGIIKFPDSGVDPMKFVAIMTSALLSSGLWLFFASKKGLPVSTTHSIIGGIVGAGVVMGYTTYGGSEAFAMVSWKEIGRIAISWVISPLLGGALSYVVYGYIKGKIVEPTLMLKNSLKVLKKERKQYKENFIKSLAQKPHDEQIRTLSHMVLTDDDEVESIGYGEYRSQMRAMKEREKQIDTFAAIKKHVPFVAGFAAMMISIMMLFKGLKNLHLNFDVIETIWIVCVIGILAYLASFAIINLMLKNDSEKSINRIFSWFQIFTASAFAFSHGANDIANAVGPFAAIIDVLKTGAINEKSAVPDMAMLMFGIALVVGLWFLGKEVIGTIGSKLAEILPTTGFSAELASSIVILVATKLGIPVSSTHILIGAVIGIGILNKNANWAMVRPIILAWIITLPTAAVSSALFYMILKNFMGL
- a CDS encoding disulfide bond formation protein DsbA, with protein sequence MFLSIDLGSNTVRFLLVDKNLRQIKVYENIIGAAHNLNKTGKISDQAIDTLYKTLEKADNLFNFKTQKHQGVATGAWRVAKNAKYILADIKEKFGLNFCIIKGKSEANLTFLGVKNSLKREGLNLKKCAFIDLGGASTEIGNKDRRKSFNFGIITFYENFKTLDKMQEAAKTTCMEAKIFLHSLNAHHIILTSGVPTTMAAYKIGQTYYNYDASKINKTRLSLDDIKSLTAEFLEISAQKADEIFGKNRQMLLVAGGVLLAEILKECDAELIVIDDGLREGIAVAYKDGNLSEFLIK